The Amyelois transitella isolate CPQ chromosome 20, ilAmyTran1.1, whole genome shotgun sequence genome has a segment encoding these proteins:
- the LOC132902984 gene encoding uncharacterized protein LOC132902984, producing MVSYTKKTGRKTINSTELRRNDNYKCNVRLLTKLNDAQNHEIISKQIKTHNHEPDALREKVQCARNKIKENALLNPDKKPIHIISECESMTTPLVLANLPNKVNLKQTIYRQRKRTVSITEPTDIHFELNKEYCIPETAEDHNIPNNIIIIDKKYDNDRRIIIFTSKKLITLLCKSKYIIMDGTFKVVPKIFQQLYTIHGCIFSETFPCVFALCTNKDKNTYSILFTLLVEYCEKNNLLLSPKYIMMDFEKTAHTCARQVFENTTIKGCNFHLGQIIYRKIQKNGLQKLYGNNESFALEIKCLYALAFLEESDIPIYFDEWKITKTSPTEPIATWFEQYYVWGTSTSPPQFPPAIWSTHQLTQEDIPRTQNHAEAWHNRFAHFVGKHHPQFYYLARKITQEITHQITEIEKRQLGIAPPKKKKKYSDKLKRIDIIISQKNDYTSKIDFLKAIASNLNLK from the exons ATGGTTTCATATACGAAAAAAACCGGGAGGAAAACAATAAATTCTACTGAACTACGCCGCAACGATAATTACAAGTGCAACGTTCGACTCCTAACCAAATTAAATGATGCACAAAATCATGAAATCATATCCAAACAGATAAAAACCCACAATCACGAGCCTGATGCACTAAGAGAAAAG GTTCAATGCGCCcgtaacaaaattaaagaaaacgcATTATTAAATCCTGATAAGAAGccaatacatattatatccGAATGCGAATCTATGACCACTCCATTAGTGTTGGCTAATCTaccaaataaagttaatttaaaacaaacaatatacagacagagaaaacgAACAGTTTCGATAACCGAACCAACAGATATACactttgaattaaataaagaatactgTATTCCAGAAACCGCAGAAGATCATAATATCcctaacaatataataataatagataaaaagtatgataatgatagaagaataataatattcacatCAAAGAAACTAATTACGTTGTTATGCAAGTctaagtacataattatggATGGAACATTTAAGGTAGTACCGAAGATATTCCAACAACTATATACCATACACGGGTGTATATTTTCAGAAACATTTCCTTGTGTATTCGCATTATGTACCAACAaggacaaaaatacatatagcatattatttacattacttGTAGAATACTGCGAGAAAAACAATTTACTACTATCACCAAAATACATTATGATGGACTTCGAAAAAACTGCACATACGTGTGCCAGACAAGTTTTCGAAAATACTACGATAAAAGGATGTAACTTTCATCTTGGTCAAATAATTTATCGCAAAATACAAAAGAATGGTCTTCAAAAACTATATGGAAACAATGAATCATTTGCATTGgaaattaaatgtttgtatgCTTTGGCATTTTTGGAAGAGTCAGATATACCAATATACTTTGACGAatggaaaataacaaaaacatcacCAACAG AACCAATAGCGACGTGGTTTGAACAATATTATGTGTGGGGTACTTCAACTTCTCCGCCACAATTTCCACCGGCAATATGGAGTACACACCAACTAACCCAAGAAGATATACCCAggacacaaaatcacgccgaAGCATGGCATAACCGATTCGCACATTTCGTGGGGAAACACCATCcccagttttattatttagcaaGAAAGATTACCCAAGAGATAACACACCAAATCACAGAAATTGAAAAGAGGCAACTCGGAATAGCAccacctaaaaaaaagaagaaatacaGCGATAAACTGAagcgtattgacataattattaGTCAGAAAAATGATTATACAAGTAAAATTGATTTCCTAAAAGCCATAGCCAGTAATCTAAACCTCAAATGA